The sequence AGGCGGAATGTATGTTTTTTATTTCAAATATTATTTAGATCCAGCCGCACAAACCGTTTTTCTGAATGATATTGGCTTTACTTCGTTTATTGAAAACCTGAATAATTCTTTAATAAACATGGGATTTGTAGATCTTCAATGGCCAAAAGATGTTCCAACCTCTGCTTTTAGTCTTTTTAATGCAGGAGGAATTATTTTTATGATTATTGGTATTATTTTTTCAAAATCACTGGCAGATTTTTTCGGCAAGCGAAACATATATATCGCTTTTATTTTTTTATCAGCCATCAGTCTGCTACTTTTTAATTTTTACAGCAGAACTGCTATTAAAATAGTTTTTATAACGCAATTAGTTCATGGCTTTCTTTATGGCATAACAATTCCTTTACTATGGGCAATGATTGCCGATGTGGCTGATTATAGCGAATGGAAAAACAATCGAAGAGCAACTGCTACTGTTTTTTCGGCGATGCTATTAGGGTTAAAAATAGGAATCAGTATTGGTGGTGCATTAGGAGCCGCTTTTTTGTCTAAATATGGCTATGTAGCCGAAGAAGCAAATCAGGTTCCGGCAGCATTAGAAGGAATTAAACTTTCTATAAGTATTTATCCTGGCTTCATTTTCATTATTAGCGCAGTTTTATTATGCTACTACATCATCGATAAAAAAATGGAAATCCAGATTGAAACCGATCTAAAAGAAAGAAGATAAAAACGACTTAAATAACTTTAATATAAAAATAAAAAACCTGACACATTTTAGCGTCAGGTTTAAATATATAATTAATTATATTTTCTATTATTCAGCTCCATCACTACTTGCTCTTGCAAGTGCAAAAGCAGCTACTTTTTTACCTAATGCCAAACCTTTTTCACAATCACTTCGATAATGTATTGCGCCATACATTCTTGAGTTTGATGCCTCTAAAGCCATTGCTTCATATTCCATTTTTTTAGCCGGAATAAAATGTGATAAAACCGCACAGGCAGAAGCGCTAAAAGTAGAATGCCCCGAAACATAAGCCGGAAAATTAGGTACTCCCGCAGTGGTTTTAATTGAAGGATCCATTTGACAAGGGCGTGGATTGAAATAAGCATATTTTGCATCCCAGCAACTTATCGCTGCATCCATCATGGCAACATTTAATAAAGCCAAATTTCTTGCCCAGCGAACCTCGCTGTAGGATTGTTGTACAAAAGTTTCAGAAGCAATCGCGTTCCAATGCCCTGGAGGCGTGTACGTATCTACTCCATCGGCCCAAAAACTTACAATTTCCAAATGTTCACGAGACTTGTCCTGACTAAACATTTTAATCTCAGCTAATTCTTTAGCAAAAGCTTCAGATTTTGTTGAAGGAGGTGCCGGAGGACGATTTGCAACTACATCAGCTTCAGTCATTAAAAATGATTTTACTTTTCCAAATAAAGGCAACATTGGCGGTCTTGCGGGCACTTCTAATGATTTCCAAGGAGTTTCGCCTTTTGCTGCAGTCTCAGATTCTAATGCTGCCCAAATTGCTGGTGTACCAATAGCAGCTCCTGCTCCATCAGTTGAAGCACGAGTGATGAATTTTGCCGCAACCTTTCTTCCTAAAATTATTCCGGCATCAACATCAGAACGAACATTTGCACCACTGATAATTCGGTATAGTTTTTCTTCTTCTGCCTTTTCGTTTACATAAGCAATTTCAGTAGGGAATAATAATTTTAAAAGCTCTACCGTAACTCCTGTCACAACAGCATCTTCTGAAGGGAAAGACGGCAAAGTACTTTTAGGAATTAAAACTTGCAAACTTGGATCAACAGTATAAGGCGCTGCCCTGTTGTAAATCTTTTTATAATACCATGCCGCAACTAGCGCATCATATTGAGCGGCACTTACATAAGCATAAGCTCTTGCGGCATAAGGCGGATTAGAAAATGGAAATTGAGGATAAGCAAACGGATTTGCCGCTGAAGGTGCCGGATAAGTTCCATCTTCATTTTGATACGGTGGACGATTGTGTCTCGCTACCAATGTTCTCAAAATTTCATTCCATCGCAGCACACTACCTACGCTCCAATACTCGATTATTCTTTTTTGTTCTTTTGTAATATCGACCTGAAAACTCTTTATTTCATTAATCTCTCTGGTATATGCAGGTGAATTTGTCGCAACGGGAACATCTATTGTAAATTCATCTGGTGCGGTCAAAAGATAGGTTTTCCAAGTGCCAGCTTCAGCATCTGTATTTGTCGGGCTTAATTGCGGAAACTGCTCATTGCGTGGTGTAATATCATCATCACACGAATAAATTAATCCGACTGCAAAAAGTAATATCAGACTTTTTAAAACTATATTTTTTATATTATTTTTCATCTTACTTGCCTTTTTTATTAAAATTAATCAGATAGAAAATACCTCCATAAAATGAAGTTGCTTCTCCCACATTTCTACCTTCTGTTACTACATTATATCCGCCTACAATAGATAATTCAGGTTGTTTTATAACCGTATATTTTCCATTCACACCCAATTTAAAAGCATTCATGGTATTGCTAGGAAAAGGCATGTTGTTTTTTGTAATATCAAAACCTCCAGATTGTGTAACCGAATTGTCGATAATAGCTTCTGCAATCAGTCTTGAGGAGCGATATCCGAATCTAAAATTGACATTTATTAAATCTGGCATATCTACTTCATTGGTGTAATGAATTTCATTATCTAAATAGGAATTTCGATCAATTGTGATGTTTCCTCTTTTCAGATAAGCTCCAGAGAAAGTAGCAAAAAAATGGCGATACTGGACATCTCCCATCAATCTAAGTGTTCCTGTATTGCTCCCAAGACCAAGGCTTAATGGCAAATAATCGGCAGCATAATCTGATCCAGGCGTTGAATAACTTCCTAAAACAATTAATGCATACTTGACATTACCAATATTTTTTTTAATTGGCATGTATTTTAAAGTGAAAGTTAAATCCTGTATTCCTTTTTGACCTTTCATAGTTCCTGCTGTTGCTTTAGTTTCAACATAAGGAACAGTTAAAAGAAAATTTAACTTGTCGAATATTCCGTAATTCCCCATAAAAGCAGGACCTTGAGCGGATACCGTTCCGAGATTAAGATTTTCTCTTTTATAAATGCCTTCCCAATATTCGTTCCAACTACTGTATTGATAAACCGCCCCGAAGCAAAAATCATTTTTCTTCATCATAAGCGCATCTATATCAGTTTGTGCATTCATCATAAGGGAAATTATGAAGAGAAAACACAAGTATATTTTTTTCATTTTTAATTTGTTTGTTGGTTAATAGTTTGTTTTCTATTTACTCATTCAGCATTTGTTGATTCTGAATGGCAACGTTCGCAGTAAATTTTTCCTGCTCTTTTTTCAAGCTCATTGCTGCATAATAATCTTCGTTGTATTTGCCTGCAATAACCAGTGCGCCTGCTACCAAAACAATATTTTTAATAACGTATTGACCAGCTAATGTTGGTTCATAAGGAAAGATTTCAAAACAACTGGATTTTAGAATGAAAAAAGTGGATAGCGTTGCCATCATGTGCAATAATAACAGCACAATAGTTACCGGAATTAATTTTCTAAAGAGCAATCCCAATCCGATACATACTTCACAAATTCCAAGAATTGGAATAAAGAATTCTGGCTTTAGCCAAAAAACAGTTTTCGCCACCATGTCGCCTGCAGGACTAAGACCAAAGATTTTTAGAAGTCCGAACCAAATGTAAATGATGACAAGAGCCATGCGCATTATGGAAACACTATGTTTTCCTATTTTTTCACTTAATGAGAAATAGAAAGAATTAAAAGTAGTTTTCATTTGTCTTGAATTTTAGGATTAGTTAATAAAGTGTGTGTAAAAACAAGTCCTTACAATGTCTTAGAGACACTGTAAGTATTGTTTTTAGAAAGTCAAAACTGAACCCAAAATGAGAGTTCAAAAACTTCTCTCGACTTTTTTTTACGTTAATTAATCCTGACGCTTTGCAAAAAGGAATTGTTTTTAGTAACCAGAAGATATGTTTTCCCTTGAACTTTTATTTTTTCCATGTTTTTGACGTCTCCCGGAGTAAAGAATCCGCTTTCAACTGCTGTCACCGATTTGAATTTTCCTTTTCCATTTCCTTTTAAAAATAATCCATGACCGGCATCGTTTCGAGGCGTTTCAACTTCAGAATTGTACATGTTTCCTGTAATTAACGCATCAAGATTTCCATCTTTGTCATAATCATCTACCATTATTTGATTGATACAGCTCAGTTGCGCATCAACAGGTAATTCATGAATTACGAATTTTCCGTTCTTATTTTCCAAATAAATACTGGCAAAAGATTTTACTTTGTAATGCAGGGCTTCTTTAAGTGACTTTTCGGTATAAACATCAACAAGAGTAGCTTCTGAAAAACTTTCGTAGTCTTTGAATTTCTTTTTGATATTCGGAATTTGCTGTGACGAACAACCACGGCCACGCACCGGATATTGTTTTCCATCATTGTAATAACTCAGTACAATATCTTTGTGTTTGTCATTATCAAAATCTTTCACAAAAATATCGAAGGTTTCATCTGGAGTTGCTTTGTATTTGTAGTTCAAGCCGTTATTTCCAACAATATAATCCATGTCGCCATCCTTATCAAAATCGCCTTGTTGAATGCTCCACCACCAACCGGTAGTATCATCGTTAAGTCCCATTTCTTTTGTAACTTCTTTGAAACCTGCTTTTGAATTTTGAAAAATTCGGATAGGCATCCATTCACCTACAACAATAATATCATCTAATTTATCATTGTTGATATCTGTAATTACAGCGCTTGTCGCCATTCCGAGATTAATAAATTCTTTAGGAGCTTTCTTAGAAATTTCAAATTTTGGTTGTGTTGCTGTGCTTATATTGTGCAACAAATAAGTTGTTGTTGGTGAAGGATATTGTCCTGGAACCTGTCTTCCTAAAACCAAAAGATCCTGTTTTCCATCTTTATCATAATCAATCGGGTACACTTTTGAACCGCTTACTAACATTGATGGCAATACTCCTGCCGAAGCTTTAGTAAAATCACCTTTTCCGTTGTTGATATATAATCTGTCTTGCAATTTTGGATCATTAATCAAAAATTCGTAACCACCGCTTACCACATACAAATCGTTATCTCCATCATTATCTGCGTCAAAAATTAATGTTCCTGTATCTTCACTAGCTTTATCTAATTCCAATGCTGGAATGCTTTTTTCGACAAAACCATTTTTAGTCTGAAAAAACATTTTCCCAGAATAAGTTGCAGAACCTCCAATAAAATAATCATCAAGACCATCTTTATTCAAATCACCTACAGCAATCACAGGACCAAAAGTTGACATTTTATGAGGCAATAAAACCTGATCCTTAAAATCATCGTATTTATTTTCTTCGTGTTTGTAAACTGGAAAAATCTTGGTTTCTGTTGCAAATAATTGACTTTTCGGAGCTGTTTTCGCTACAATTTCTTCTTTAGCATCCTGCTCTTTAAAATGAAGTGTTTGATTCGCTTTTACATTGTTTAGTTTTTGCACTTTGCCATTTGTCCAAACCACTTTAACTTCATCAATTGTGTTTTCTTTACCTACACCAAAATGCAATTCAGGAGCAACAGACGACTGAAATCCTCTTGTTAAAGTAAGTTCTTGCATTTGAGTTCCTTTTTTGGTTCTCACATAAACTCGATTTCCAAGACCATAAACATTTTTTGAATTGCCTTTGAAATCTACTTTGAGATAATTGTTGAGTTTTGAACTTGAATTTTCGAAAACTGACGCATAATCGTCGATATTATTTACTACAATATCCAAGTCGCCATCGTTATCTAAATCGACGTAAGCAACGCCATTTGAAAAACCTTTATATTCAATTCCCCATTTTTTATTTGCCTGCTCAAAATTTAAATTTCCATTGTTTTGAAACATGAAATTATCAATTTTCTCAGATGGAATTTCCTGAGATTTTTTTAGCAAATCTTTTGGTTTTAGATTTAAAGTTTCAAGGCTATGAAAGAAATCATTGTTATTAATTTCTCTTCGAGTTCCGTTAGTTACAAACAAATCTTTATTTCCGTCGTTGTCAAAATCGGCGAATAAAGGTCCCCAGCTCCAATCTGTAGATGATGTTCCGGTGATACGTGATACATTGCCAAAATGCGGAATTCCGTTTTCATAAACACCGGTGTTTAACTGCATACAATTGTGCATGTATTGGTAATTAAAACCTGCATCAATGACATCCCAAAAAAGTTTTGGATTCATACTCGACATGTTTGCTTTTTTACGGCGATTGTCCTTCGCATCCATATCAACCTGAAAAAGATCTAAATTTCCGTCGTTGTTAAAATCTGAAATATCAACGCCCATTCCGTAAAATGAATTATGCGCCATTGCCTCTTTTACCACTTCCTTAAAAGTACCATCCTGATTGTTTATGTACAAGAAATCGGGTGAGTTGAAATCATTTGAAACGTAAATATCAGGCCAACTATCATTGTTTAAATCGCCCACGGTAGCGCTTAATGACAAACCATAGTTTTTTACACCTGCTTGTTCGGTAACATTTGTAAAATGATTTCCATCATTTCGATACAAATGCCCCGATTCATTGTCTTTGACATGAAGCATCATTTGTACATAATCGCCCGTGGCCGAATTGAATTTAGTAGGAGGATAATTGGCAACAAACAAATCTAGATCTCCGTCTTTATCATAATCGAAAAAAGTTCCCTGAACGCTGTTTCCAACATCATCAATCCCGTATTCTTTGGCTTTTTCTGTGAAGGTTCCGTTTCCGTTATTGATATACAATTGATTGTTTTTAGGTCCGAATTTCCCTCCAACACTACAATAAATATCCAAAAATCCGTCACCATTAACATCTGCCATAGCTACTCCGGTATACCAACGGCTATCACCTCCTACACCAGCTTTTTCCGTAATATCTTCAAATTTTAGATTCCCTTTGTTCAAGTATAATTTATTTGAAACCTGATTTCCTGTAAAATAAATATCAACTAAACCATCGTTATTGATATCTCCAGTTGCAACTCCTCCACCCAAATAAATATAATTGTAAGTGAAATAATTAAGGGAATCATTTTCTGTCAAGTTATTACTGAAATCAATTCCTGTATCAGAACGGTCTAAAGTCGTAAAGATTTTTTGATCAGAATCTTTAGAACAGCTTGCAAGTAATAGTAAGCTCACAATGCTCAAAAAACCTGCTATCGTATTTATATTTTTCATTTTTATACTTTAAAAATTTATCAATTTGTCTAATGGATTAATCTCTTAACTCCGAGCAATTTATCACATACAAATAGGTGATCTTGCTCCCGCTGTTGGAAAGGAAAGTTTTTTAAGATTGATGTTTGAAAATTCTTTTTCGCCTTCAATAATTTTGATGAATTGATTAGGCTTTACATTTTTAAACACTTGCTTTTTCTGATTTTTTGGCCAGATAATTTCGATTTGGTCGATAATTGATGCTTGTCCAATACCTATTTCCATTCGCAATGCCGATGCTCCAAAACTTCCACCTGAATTTAAAATCCTGTAAACAGATCGTGAAATGCCGTTTTCTTTAAAGCTTACTTTTACCTTCGCACCAATGGCAGAACGATTGCTTTCTGTACCTTCCAGTTTTATCTTAATCCAACGATTGTTGTTTTGGCCGGGATTCAGGTATAAAGAATTATTGAAAGCATCACCAAAATAAGCGCCTCCAACTTCTATAAAAACATCGCTGTCGCCATCATTATCGAAATCGTTAAACGCTACGCCGTGTCCTTTTTGCAAATTCCCCATACGGCTGGAAACAGTTACATCTGCAAATTTTCCGTTTCCGATGTTTCTGAATAATTTATTTGGAGACAAAGATTTATAATCTGGATTTCCGGTTCCGAGATACATGTCCAAAAAGCCATCGTTGTCAAAATCTCCAAAATTGGAGCCCATTGCAAACACTGTTTTGCTTAAACCGGACACCACAGAAACATCAGAGAAGGTACCGTCATGATTATTGTGGTACAAATACATTTTGCTGCTTCCATTCGGAATATTTAATGCTTCCATCGCAGTTTCACCAGCAATCGATCCGTTGAACTGATAACCGCAAACAAAAATATCCTGCCAGCCATCATTGTCGTAATCCCAAAACCAAGTTGGAAAAGTCATTACATTGATTCCAGCTAAACCAGCTTCGTCTGTAACATCTTTAAATTGCGGAATGCCATTTTTAAGTCCGGTATTTTTTAATAATATCTTCTTTTTATTCATTCCAGAAAGAAACAAATCAATATCGCCATCATTATCATAATCTGCCGACGTTGCTCCTTTGATAAAAGCAACAATGTCACATTTTGCTTCTTTTGCAACATTTGTAAATGTCCCATCCTGATTGTTGATGTACAATTCAGAAGGATATGATCCATCATTTGAAGATTCATTGCCAATAAATAAATCTAAATAGCCGTCATTATTAAAATCATTCCAGTTTCCGGCTTGAGTAGGAAATTCAGAATACAAACCACTTTTAATAGTGACATCAGTAAAAGTGCCATCGCCGTTGTTGCGTAATAATGAATTAGGTTGTCTGCCGAATTTATGCATCCAAGCTCCTCTTAAAACAAAAATATCAACATCGCTGTCATTGTCATAATCTGCCTGGATCATATTCAGACCGCCTTTAAATCTGCCTATTTCTGAAATTTTGGATACATCTGAAAATTTTCCTTTTAGATCATTTTGATAGTAATGCATAACGCCATCCAAACTCCAATCTGAAGTAACAATATCCAGATAATCATCATTATTGAAATCATCAACAATTACTCCGCCCGACATATTTCTGCTTTTTATGCCCACGTTTGGCGCAACATCCAAAAACGGTTTTACATGATAGTCCGAATCATCTTTATTCAGATTAGGTATCAGCCATTTTTGAGGAACGTTTGAAGG comes from Flavobacterium sp. KACC 22761 and encodes:
- a CDS encoding phosphatase PAP2 family protein, whose amino-acid sequence is MKNNIKNIVLKSLILLFAVGLIYSCDDDITPRNEQFPQLSPTNTDAEAGTWKTYLLTAPDEFTIDVPVATNSPAYTREINEIKSFQVDITKEQKRIIEYWSVGSVLRWNEILRTLVARHNRPPYQNEDGTYPAPSAANPFAYPQFPFSNPPYAARAYAYVSAAQYDALVAAWYYKKIYNRAAPYTVDPSLQVLIPKSTLPSFPSEDAVVTGVTVELLKLLFPTEIAYVNEKAEEEKLYRIISGANVRSDVDAGIILGRKVAAKFITRASTDGAGAAIGTPAIWAALESETAAKGETPWKSLEVPARPPMLPLFGKVKSFLMTEADVVANRPPAPPSTKSEAFAKELAEIKMFSQDKSREHLEIVSFWADGVDTYTPPGHWNAIASETFVQQSYSEVRWARNLALLNVAMMDAAISCWDAKYAYFNPRPCQMDPSIKTTAGVPNFPAYVSGHSTFSASACAVLSHFIPAKKMEYEAMALEASNSRMYGAIHYRSDCEKGLALGKKVAAFALARASSDGAE
- a CDS encoding VCBS repeat-containing protein; amino-acid sequence: MKNINTIAGFLSIVSLLLLASCSKDSDQKIFTTLDRSDTGIDFSNNLTENDSLNYFTYNYIYLGGGVATGDINNDGLVDIYFTGNQVSNKLYLNKGNLKFEDITEKAGVGGDSRWYTGVAMADVNGDGFLDIYCSVGGKFGPKNNQLYINNGNGTFTEKAKEYGIDDVGNSVQGTFFDYDKDGDLDLFVANYPPTKFNSATGDYVQMMLHVKDNESGHLYRNDGNHFTNVTEQAGVKNYGLSLSATVGDLNNDSWPDIYVSNDFNSPDFLYINNQDGTFKEVVKEAMAHNSFYGMGVDISDFNNDGNLDLFQVDMDAKDNRRKKANMSSMNPKLFWDVIDAGFNYQYMHNCMQLNTGVYENGIPHFGNVSRITGTSSTDWSWGPLFADFDNDGNKDLFVTNGTRREINNNDFFHSLETLNLKPKDLLKKSQEIPSEKIDNFMFQNNGNLNFEQANKKWGIEYKGFSNGVAYVDLDNDGDLDIVVNNIDDYASVFENSSSKLNNYLKVDFKGNSKNVYGLGNRVYVRTKKGTQMQELTLTRGFQSSVAPELHFGVGKENTIDEVKVVWTNGKVQKLNNVKANQTLHFKEQDAKEEIVAKTAPKSQLFATETKIFPVYKHEENKYDDFKDQVLLPHKMSTFGPVIAVGDLNKDGLDDYFIGGSATYSGKMFFQTKNGFVEKSIPALELDKASEDTGTLIFDADNDGDNDLYVVSGGYEFLINDPKLQDRLYINNGKGDFTKASAGVLPSMLVSGSKVYPIDYDKDGKQDLLVLGRQVPGQYPSPTTTYLLHNISTATQPKFEISKKAPKEFINLGMATSAVITDINNDKLDDIIVVGEWMPIRIFQNSKAGFKEVTKEMGLNDDTTGWWWSIQQGDFDKDGDMDYIVGNNGLNYKYKATPDETFDIFVKDFDNDKHKDIVLSYYNDGKQYPVRGRGCSSQQIPNIKKKFKDYESFSEATLVDVYTEKSLKEALHYKVKSFASIYLENKNGKFVIHELPVDAQLSCINQIMVDDYDKDGNLDALITGNMYNSEVETPRNDAGHGLFLKGNGKGKFKSVTAVESGFFTPGDVKNMEKIKVQGKTYLLVTKNNSFLQSVRIN
- a CDS encoding FG-GAP-like repeat-containing protein, which encodes MKIKPVVFLLIVSVLAVSCDYFSNPNDKMISILGARKKMYNVKNNPFAAQAEVAYYDSIINSSDEGFFKLFNELNKGNALLKFGKEAESVSIMENAIKRKKAIDGKDDPQALKCLAIAYMRLGEKQNCVNYHNPESCIMPIQKNGIHTIRQGSQNAIEIYKKLLDIDPNDYESRWLLNIAYMTLGGYPSNVPQKWLIPNLNKDDSDYHVKPFLDVAPNVGIKSRNMSGGVIVDDFNNDDYLDIVTSDWSLDGVMHYYQNDLKGKFSDVSKISEIGRFKGGLNMIQADYDNDSDVDIFVLRGAWMHKFGRQPNSLLRNNGDGTFTDVTIKSGLYSEFPTQAGNWNDFNNDGYLDLFIGNESSNDGSYPSELYINNQDGTFTNVAKEAKCDIVAFIKGATSADYDNDGDIDLFLSGMNKKKILLKNTGLKNGIPQFKDVTDEAGLAGINVMTFPTWFWDYDNDGWQDIFVCGYQFNGSIAGETAMEALNIPNGSSKMYLYHNNHDGTFSDVSVVSGLSKTVFAMGSNFGDFDNDGFLDMYLGTGNPDYKSLSPNKLFRNIGNGKFADVTVSSRMGNLQKGHGVAFNDFDNDGDSDVFIEVGGAYFGDAFNNSLYLNPGQNNNRWIKIKLEGTESNRSAIGAKVKVSFKENGISRSVYRILNSGGSFGASALRMEIGIGQASIIDQIEIIWPKNQKKQVFKNVKPNQFIKIIEGEKEFSNINLKKLSFPTAGARSPICM